One stretch of Cedecea neteri DNA includes these proteins:
- the cls gene encoding cardiolipin synthase: MTTFYTVVSWLVILGYWLLIAGVTLRILMKRRAVPSAMAWLLIIYILPLVGIIAYLSVGELHLGKRRAERARAMWPSTAKWLKDLKNCKHIFASETSEVASSLFQLCERRQGIAGVKGNQLQLLTSSDDTMQALIRDIQLARHNIEMVFYIWQPGGMADQVAESLMAAARRGIHCRLMLDSAGSVAFFRSPWANMMRNAGIEVVEALKVNLMRVFLRRMDLRQHRKMVMIDNYIAYTGSMNMVDPRFFKQDANVGQWVDLMARMEGPVATAMGIVYSCDWEIETGKRILPPPPDENIMPFEEASGHTIHTIASGPGFPEDLIHQALLTSVYAAREYLIMTTPYFVPSDDLLHAICTAAQRGVDVSIIVPRKNDSLLVGWASRAFFTELLAAGVKIYQFEGGLLHTKSVLVDGQLSLVGTVNLDMRSLWLNFEITLVIDDEGFAGDLAAVQDDYISRSRLLDAHLWLKRPLWQRMTERLFYFFSPLL; encoded by the coding sequence ATGACAACCTTCTATACCGTGGTGAGCTGGCTGGTTATTCTCGGCTACTGGCTGCTTATCGCTGGCGTTACGCTACGAATATTGATGAAACGCCGGGCCGTACCTTCCGCAATGGCCTGGCTGCTTATCATCTATATTCTGCCGCTGGTCGGGATTATTGCCTATCTTTCGGTGGGGGAACTGCACCTGGGCAAACGCCGTGCAGAGCGCGCCCGCGCTATGTGGCCTTCAACCGCCAAATGGCTAAAGGACCTGAAGAACTGCAAGCATATCTTCGCCTCAGAAACCAGCGAGGTGGCCAGCTCGCTGTTCCAGCTCTGTGAGCGCCGCCAGGGTATCGCCGGCGTGAAGGGCAATCAGCTACAGCTGCTGACAAGCTCAGATGACACCATGCAGGCGCTGATCCGCGATATTCAGCTAGCGCGCCACAACATCGAGATGGTGTTCTATATCTGGCAGCCTGGCGGCATGGCCGACCAGGTAGCAGAGTCGCTGATGGCCGCAGCTCGTCGTGGTATTCACTGCCGGCTGATGCTGGACTCCGCCGGCAGCGTGGCCTTCTTCCGTAGCCCGTGGGCGAACATGATGCGCAACGCGGGCATCGAAGTTGTCGAGGCGCTAAAAGTTAACCTGATGCGTGTTTTCCTGCGCCGTATGGACCTGCGCCAGCACCGCAAAATGGTGATGATCGATAACTACATTGCCTATACCGGCAGCATGAACATGGTGGATCCTCGTTTCTTCAAGCAGGATGCCAACGTGGGCCAGTGGGTCGACCTGATGGCGCGTATGGAAGGCCCGGTCGCCACCGCAATGGGCATCGTTTACTCCTGCGACTGGGAGATAGAGACCGGCAAACGCATTCTCCCTCCGCCGCCGGATGAAAACATCATGCCGTTTGAAGAAGCGAGCGGTCATACGATCCACACCATTGCCTCAGGCCCTGGCTTCCCGGAGGATTTGATTCATCAGGCGTTGCTTACGTCCGTCTACGCGGCGCGCGAATACCTGATAATGACTACCCCTTACTTCGTACCGAGTGATGATTTGCTGCATGCGATTTGCACCGCGGCTCAGCGAGGCGTGGACGTCAGCATTATTGTCCCGCGTAAAAACGATTCTCTACTGGTCGGCTGGGCAAGCCGCGCCTTCTTTACCGAACTGCTTGCCGCAGGTGTGAAGATTTATCAGTTTGAAGGGGGCCTGCTTCACACCAAGAGCGTGCTGGTTGACGGCCAGCTAAGCCTGGTGGGCACCGTGAACCTGGATATGCGCAGCCTGTGGCTCAACTTTGAGATTACGCTGGTCATCGATGATGAAGGTTTTGCCGGTGATTTAGCGGCAGTGCAGGACGACTATATTTCCCGCTCACGGCTGTTGGACGCGCATTTATGGCTAAAACGCCCGCTGTGGCAGCGTATGACCGAGCGACTGTTTTACTTCTTTAGTCCGTTGCTGTAA
- a CDS encoding YciY family protein produces MRRSRTEVGRWRMQRQTQKRRARWLESQSRRNMRIHAIRKCLVNQQRNSLLFAIHDRWA; encoded by the coding sequence ATGAGGCGTAGCAGAACGGAAGTCGGGCGTTGGCGGATGCAGCGTCAAACGCAAAAACGCAGGGCGCGTTGGCTGGAAAGTCAGTCACGGCGCAATATGCGCATTCATGCCATTCGCAAGTGCCTGGTGAACCAGCAGCGTAATTCATTGCTGTTTGCCATCCACGATCGCTGGGCATAA